A DNA window from Helianthus annuus cultivar XRQ/B chromosome 15, HanXRQr2.0-SUNRISE, whole genome shotgun sequence contains the following coding sequences:
- the LOC110910634 gene encoding dehydrin COR47-like: MADNVVHHHSTKTEEQCEEKANHGLFDCFGKKDETKKCVETECKDEKNESLLAKLHITDSSSSSSDEECEDGEKKKKKDKTLKETVEKKIEEEKVKMNVKIEEVREKALELKEKTVEKIEEGKKNVEELKEKTMEKIEEYKEKKEEKNDNAHKGNTFVPTVKYDEVVVVPPSSDVHAPPPPSCEVVVLPPEPTSETEEKKGFIEKIKDKLPGGHKKAEDEHTAPPPPPLVATPNADHEVDDNEPKEKKGILEMIKEKLPGYHSKSEEEKKEKECDN; encoded by the exons ATGGCTGACAATGTTGTTCACCATCATTCCACAAAGACCGAGGAGCAATGTGAAGAGAAAGCGAACCAcggtttgtttgattgttttggTAAGAAAGATGAAACCAAGAAGTGTGTAGAGACTGAGTGCAAAGATGAGAAAAACGAAAGCTTGTTGGCGAAACTTCACATAACCGATAGCAGTTCCAGT TCGAGTGACGAGGAATGTGAAGAtggagagaagaagaaaaagaaggacAAAACTTTGAAGGAAACGGTTGAAAagaaaattgaagaagaaaaggtgaagaTGAATGTGAAGATCGAAGAGGTAAGAGAGAAAGCCTTGGAGCTCAAAGAGAAAACCGTTGAGAAGATTGAAGAGGGAAAAAAGAATGTAGAAGAGTTGAAAGAGAAAACCATGGAGAAAATTGAAGAGTACAAGGAGAAGAAAGAAGAGAAAAATGACAACGCACACAAGGGGAACACATTTGTCCCCACTGTGAAGTACGATGAAGTGGTGGTGGTGCCACCATCATCAGATGTTcacgcaccaccaccaccatcttgtGAAGTTGTTGTTCTCCCACCAGAGCCAACTAGTGAAACCGAAGAGAAAAAAGGGTTCATTGAGAAGATCAAGGACAAACTCCCCGGTGGTCACAAGAAAGCGGAAGATGAACACACcgctcctccaccaccaccactggtGGCAACGCCAAATGCTGATCATGAGGTTGATGATAATGAGCCCAAGGAGAAAAAGGGAATTCTTGAAATGATCAAAGAAAAGCTTCCAGGATATCATTCAAAGAGTGAAGAGGAGAAAAAGGAAAAGGAGTGCGACAATTAA